Proteins co-encoded in one Quercus robur chromosome 8, dhQueRobu3.1, whole genome shotgun sequence genomic window:
- the LOC126695748 gene encoding uncharacterized protein LOC126695748: MTIALQEYTTLARERFNKKMGKSMGSSDHVVQSAIGGDPCSLGRALDGRMVSPNDPFWTFDFDDAYFDSDDDDMESFGCGDDMDVSDCDDDMEIGVDTDSNYDNEEEEFWIVFPFVGEMVAYFQRHYDKRPMRTSILSGKDYMVEVRDGNPTNCHDIFCMTLDLLYHLVDELKQHGYLKERKGRVDMQEAVAIFLYIVGHNTRMRPVGDRFQHSTETVSRKFCRVLQAVHTYGQYLIKPDPNVVSLPKHMRSNNKYYPWFERSIGAIDGTHINARPPSERTQPCRSCKSLITTNVMCACDHDMKFTYVHSGWEGSAHDSKVFEEAIKDPKHGFLWPSEGSYYLVDSGYPIGASFLPPHKATRYHAQEFRRSNRQPASGRELFNYRHSSLCMVIERSFGVLKARFSILSCMANYKESRQCLVVSACCALHNFIRINNRRDEMFNSWENLDVNRDDVQAGNNGNSPESSASAERRHVREMSDAVKRAMGEFRDDVTACMWKEYA, translated from the exons ATGACCATTGCTCTTCAAGAGTACACTACATTGGCAAGGGAACGGTTTAACAAGAAAATGGGCAAGTCTATGGGTAGCTCCGACCATGTTGTACAATCTGCTATTGGTGGCGATCCTTGCTCCCTTGGGAGGGCTTTAGAT GGTAGAATGGTCTCTCCCAATGATCCATTTTGGACCTTCGATTTTGACGATGCTTACTTTGACTCTGACGATGATGACATGGAGAGTTTTGGATGCGGTGATGATATGGATGTCAGTGACTGTGATGATGACATGGAAATTGGTGTAGACACAGATTCAAACTATGACAACGAGGAGGAAGAGTTTTGGATTGTATTTCCATTTGTTGGTGAGATGGTGGCTTATTTCCAGCGGCATTATGACAAGCGCCCAATGCGTACTAGCATTTTGAGTGGGAAAGACTACATGGTTGAAGTGAGGGATGGCAATCCTACCAATTGTCATGACATATTCTGCATGACATTGGACTTGCTCTATCATTTGGTGGATGAGCTGAAACAGCATGGGTACTTGAAGGAAAGGAAGGGGCGTGTGGACATGCAGGAGGCTGTTGCCATATTCTTGTACATTGTCGGCCATAATACTCGAATGCGACCTGTGGGTGACAGATTCCAACATTCCACTGAAACTGTCAGCCGCAAGTTTTGTAGGGTGTTGCAAGCTGTCCACACCTATGGCCAATATTTAATCAAGCCCGATCCGAATGTGGTAAGCCTTCCAAAGCATATGCGATCGAATAACAAATACTACCCTTGGTTTGAG AGAAGCATAGGAGCTATTGATGGAACGCATATTAATGCTCGGCCTCCAAGTGAGAGAACCCAGCCTTGTAGGAGTTGCAAGAGCTTGATTACAACCAACGTTATGTGCGCATGTGACCATGATATGAAGTTTACATATGTCCACTCTGGTTGGGAGGGAAGTGCCCACGACTCAAAGGTCTTCGAAGAAGCTATTAAAGATCCGAAGCATGGATTCCTATGGCCATCGGAAG GGTCCTATTACTTGGTTGATTCGGGGTACCCCATTGGTGCATCGTTTCTTCCACCACACAAGGCCACCCGATATCATGCTCAGGAATTCAGGAGGAGCAATAGGCAACCGGCATCGGGGAGAGAGTTGTTTAACTATAGACACTCTTCATTGTGCATGGTAATTGAGAGGAGCTTTGGAGTCCTTAAGGCTCGCTTTTCCATCTTGAGTTGTATGGCAAACTATAAGGAATCTCGGCAATGTTTGGTTGTTTCTGCTTGTTGTGCATTACACAATTTTATACGTATCAATAATCGTAGAGATGAAATGTTTAACTCATGGGAGAACCTTGACGTTAATAGAGATGATGTACAAGCTGGAAACAATGGGAATTCTCCTGAGTCAAGTGCAAGTGCTGAAAGGAGGCATGTAAGGGAGATGTCTGATGCGGTGAAGAGGGCAATGGGTGAGTTTAGGGATGATGTGACTGCTTGCATGTGGAAGGAGTACGCATGA